A genomic stretch from Candidatus Neomarinimicrobiota bacterium includes:
- a CDS encoding ribonuclease E/G — MADDVVKEMFINESAGSTRLAIVENGRLVELYVERPDYQRMVGSIYKGVVENVIPGMQAAFVDIGYSVNAFLPFAEIGNLENLEYVSLEEVEQALHGDGGEQKRPSEKPAETQRTARPRRNQTTVATEIDLKSGQEILVQVIKEPFAGKGPRVTTDIAIPGRLLVLVQNADFIGISRKITDKYEVRRLRKVVESFKPEGFGIIVRTVSEGKDQKVLTKDFENLWQSWKELESISKNRSGPILLYQDLTTTDSVIRDLLTPDVDKVIIDSKEIYKRLTSYLSDVSPSQVNLVEFYRGKAPIFSNHDIEGQIDKTLQRKVWLKSGGYIVLEHTEAMLVVDVNSGRFIGKADHEQNSLKINLEAAREVARQLRLRDIGGLIIIDFIDMQDETNKKKVYNELVKELKKDRAKVAVTHISEFGLLEMTRERVRLSLLHSVSEECPTCKGLGRIPSKDAMITSIDSWLRRFRSNHKDRRLVITVPPSLADHLLETKSQVVKSFMWQHWVWLEIKADDNLAPDQFRVYSKRRKTDVTEEV, encoded by the coding sequence ATGGCAGATGATGTGGTCAAGGAAATGTTTATTAACGAATCGGCCGGGAGTACCCGCCTGGCCATTGTCGAAAATGGCCGCCTCGTTGAACTGTACGTGGAACGCCCCGACTATCAACGCATGGTGGGCAGCATTTACAAGGGGGTGGTTGAGAATGTCATCCCCGGTATGCAGGCTGCTTTCGTAGACATCGGCTACTCGGTGAACGCTTTCCTTCCCTTCGCCGAGATCGGCAATCTCGAAAATCTGGAATACGTGTCCCTGGAGGAGGTCGAACAGGCCCTACATGGCGACGGTGGCGAACAGAAACGCCCCTCCGAAAAGCCTGCCGAAACCCAGCGCACGGCCCGCCCCAGACGGAACCAGACTACCGTCGCGACGGAGATCGACTTGAAGTCCGGGCAGGAAATCCTGGTACAGGTCATCAAGGAACCCTTCGCCGGCAAGGGCCCCCGTGTCACTACCGATATCGCCATCCCCGGCCGGCTGCTCGTCCTGGTTCAGAACGCCGACTTTATCGGCATTTCACGAAAGATCACCGACAAGTATGAAGTTCGCCGCCTCCGAAAAGTGGTGGAGTCCTTCAAGCCCGAGGGCTTCGGCATTATCGTACGCACCGTCTCCGAAGGAAAAGACCAGAAAGTCCTCACCAAGGACTTCGAAAACCTGTGGCAGTCGTGGAAAGAACTGGAGTCCATCTCCAAAAACCGATCGGGACCCATCCTGCTCTACCAGGATCTCACCACTACCGACAGTGTTATCCGGGACCTGCTGACCCCCGACGTGGATAAGGTCATCATCGATTCCAAGGAGATTTACAAGCGCCTCACCAGCTACCTCAGCGACGTCTCTCCATCCCAGGTGAATCTGGTAGAGTTCTACCGGGGCAAGGCTCCCATTTTCTCCAACCACGACATCGAGGGGCAGATCGACAAGACCCTCCAGCGCAAGGTCTGGCTCAAGAGCGGCGGTTACATCGTCCTGGAGCACACCGAGGCCATGCTGGTGGTGGACGTGAACAGCGGCCGCTTCATCGGCAAGGCGGACCACGAACAGAACTCGCTTAAAATCAATCTGGAGGCGGCCCGGGAAGTGGCCCGCCAGCTGCGCCTGCGCGACATCGGCGGACTTATCATCATCGACTTTATCGATATGCAGGACGAGACTAACAAGAAAAAGGTCTACAACGAACTGGTGAAGGAGCTTAAAAAAGACCGCGCCAAGGTGGCCGTGACACACATCTCCGAGTTCGGCCTGCTGGAAATGACCCGCGAACGGGTGCGCCTGTCACTGCTGCACTCCGTGAGTGAAGAATGCCCCACCTGCAAAGGCCTGGGACGCATCCCCTCCAAGGACGCCATGATCACTTCCATCGACAGCTGGCTGCGGCGCTTCCGCTCCAACCATAAAGACCGCCGCCTGGTCATCACTGTGCCCCCTTCCCTGGCCGACCACCTGCTGGAAACCAAGTCCCAGGTGGTGAAGAGCTTCATGTGGCAGCACTGGGTCTGGCTGGAAATCAAGGCCGACGACAACCTGGCACCCGACCAGTTCCGGGTCTACTCCAAGCGCCGCAAGACCGACGTCACCGAAGAAGTGTAA
- a CDS encoding S8 family serine peptidase, whose product MIAILDTGIPLVNGSLYHDDLDDPSRFFLGDDIVGDGNGVKDENGHGSHVTGIAAAESDNDEGIAGVCWDCSILAVQVLDENKNGTDDEFLEGVMYAEEEGGVHIINASLGWSSPTTKIEDAVQHANDNDIIVVAAAGNEGTSGGAIIWPARYSTSYSNVIAVGATYQNDSRASYSSYGSALNIVAPGGEGGTPNANDIYSTIPGNTYAYKYGTSMAAPHVSGLAGLILSLHPSLAPHEVREIIEVTADDKGSSGWDQYYGHGRINAYTAVSALIVPNEYSTVNAAVNAAGSGDMIVVVGSSTLTGDIALPSGVKLVLGSNANLTLNGYYIKSTGGTITRYTGATVTPDISVKEDSMLKGLYSTIQSAVNNASSGQIVAIYSDY is encoded by the coding sequence TTGATAGCTATTCTTGATACTGGTATCCCCTTGGTAAACGGAAGTCTTTATCATGATGATTTGGACGATCCCTCCAGATTTTTTTTAGGGGACGACATTGTTGGAGATGGTAACGGAGTCAAAGACGAGAATGGTCATGGTAGCCATGTAACCGGAATCGCGGCAGCTGAATCAGACAATGACGAAGGAATTGCAGGAGTCTGCTGGGATTGCAGCATTCTTGCGGTCCAGGTATTGGACGAAAATAAAAACGGGACTGACGATGAATTTCTGGAAGGAGTAATGTATGCTGAAGAGGAAGGTGGAGTACATATCATTAATGCAAGTCTTGGTTGGTCTTCGCCAACCACTAAAATTGAGGATGCAGTTCAACATGCAAATGATAATGATATTATAGTTGTAGCTGCAGCTGGCAATGAAGGTACATCAGGTGGTGCTATCATATGGCCAGCTCGCTATTCAACATCATATTCAAACGTCATTGCCGTTGGAGCAACGTACCAGAATGATTCAAGGGCATCGTATTCAAGCTATGGTTCTGCCCTAAACATTGTTGCACCTGGAGGCGAAGGTGGAACCCCAAACGCGAATGATATCTATTCCACAATACCAGGCAATACCTATGCCTATAAGTATGGCACATCTATGGCTGCCCCGCATGTCTCGGGTCTGGCCGGGCTGATTCTCTCGCTTCATCCATCCTTGGCCCCCCATGAGGTGAGAGAAATCATTGAAGTAACAGCTGATGATAAGGGAAGCTCTGGTTGGGATCAATACTATGGGCATGGCCGCATCAATGCCTACACTGCGGTATCAGCACTTATCGTACCTAATGAGTATTCTACCGTAAACGCTGCAGTCAATGCTGCTGGCTCAGGGGATATGATTGTTGTCGTTGGCTCAAGTACTTTGACCGGCGACATTGCATTACCCAGCGGTGTAAAACTTGTATTGGGATCTAATGCTAATCTGACCTTGAATGGCTACTACATCAAGTCCACCGGTGGCACGATCACCCGGTATACCGGAGCAACCGTTACACCTGACATCAGTGTGAAAGAGGATTCAATGCTAAAGGGACTCTATTCAACTATCCAATCCGCCGTTAATAATGCCTCCTCTGGTCAAATAGTTGCTATATACTCTGATTATA